Proteins co-encoded in one Daphnia carinata strain CSIRO-1 chromosome 3, CSIRO_AGI_Dcar_HiC_V3, whole genome shotgun sequence genomic window:
- the LOC130688034 gene encoding uncharacterized protein LOC130688034: MVDFKKFWALEHMGVTPQELEDPGFLKNYQETIKKDQTGRYEVLFPFKNNRRSMETNKNIASVRLTGLLRKMKREDKVAYHEVFQQYLEKGYIEVADKNYTGACTYLPHRPVIKTEAATTKIRPVFDGSAHQQNRPSLNDLLETGPNLNPELLAVLLRFRQNEIAWMADITQAFLQIGIQEEHGQIVRFLWIKDPKDDNSEWIEYRWKRVPFRLSSSPFILRAVILKCLDEHRDEYPELVGKLSSQLYVDDWLGGASSIPQAIEAITQAQKIFNSAKMELRKWTTNSVALREQLHALQFQKEEITMGDNTEKAVKALGVTWDPETDSFRFKPEKIIEEAEEMSKRPTKRKLFSLALKVFDPLGLISPVTVVAKIITQKVWIDKTGWDEPVSASIMPHWETFIKSLSDLKNTKLGRWTGEIHSPRLHLFCDASDDAYSVAAYLENGKETKLLCSKTRIAPDPKKSVSTPRLELLSNLLAVRLGDYIEKSLGRSFEKTLWTDSAIAYWWMKGESGRWKQFVHNRVTEIREKINIESIRHCPGVQNIASRGASVSQLNHKKDWWSGPEWLNKKERWPKNPAQVEQDCTEEIRKEEKIKEITQCNISMSKEKEWYENYSSLRTIIRIWATVKRAVKRFKGQPNPETPLAEVLVGTDKKRFNILAVEEVEQAELDLWRAMQIDAYKDEREAIKEKKPWKNDKLRKLGLAWDERNGLIRCYGRQENWLRLNGREAVILLPENHYLTGKLIEQTHERLLHTGVSTTMVEVRRTFWIPKLRQTIKKELRRCMRCQKLDSRPFNEVPAPLPVDRLQMASPFNVTGIDFAGPFPIRLLARTGQAKAYICLFTCAVTRAVHLEMTTDQEATTCIFALRRFFARRGVPKAMYSENARTFTQAPKYLRAAYKSEKVYNTLVDLNVKWRFSPSLTPWWGGFWERMVQTVKRLLYKTYGNECLEYDLFQTVLAEIEDTINTRPLTYVSDDDNEPLTPKQLITGYRQNQKHPVDDEEREYSDRIPLTKRERIRRNLLAGWWEDFYKEYVADLEKFHCPTPGRTKQVEVGQVVLIHDEKSKRTKWKVGRVAKLYPGSDNKFRRVAVLVADKVKGKGSKPIYRDIKCLYPLELEAGTIDDDHRNVLPFQDGDITDSSDSELDEGPTGGVSEIPTSEAVRRDGIGINGRATEAWALGTEESVAGVSPTLGGN; this comes from the coding sequence ATGGTAGACTTCAAGAAATTCTGGGCCTTGGAGCACATGGGAGTTACGCCCCAAGAGTTAGAGGACCCGGGGTTCCTGAAAAACTATCAGGAGACTATAAAGAAAGATCAAACGGGCAGATATGAGGTTCTGTTCCCGTTCAAAAATAACAGAAGGTCGATGGAGACCAACAAAAACATAGCCTCGGTCAGATTGACAGGGCtattgagaaaaatgaaacgggaGGACAAAGTGGCCTACcatgaagtttttcaacaatacCTCGAGAAAGGCTACATAGAGGTAGCAGATAAAAATTACACGGGAGCATGTACGTATTTGCCGCACAGACCGGTGATAAAAACAGAAGCGGCAACCACCAAGATTAGACCGGTGTTTGACGGTTCGGCCCACCAGCAGAATAGGCCTAGCCTGAATGATCTGTTGGAGACCGGGCCGAACCTGAACCCGGAACTCTTGGCGGTGCTGCTCAGATTTAGGCAGAACGAGATAGCGTGGATGGCGGACATCACGCAAGCATTCCTACAGATAGGAATACAGGAAGAACACGGACAGATAGTCCGATTTCTATGGATAAAAGACCCGAAAGATGATAACTCAGAATGGATAGAATACAGGTGGAAGAGAGTGCCTTTCAGACTCTCGAGTAGCCCGTTCATCCTAAGAGCGGTTATATTAAAATGCTTGGATGAGCATAGAGATGAATACCCAGAGCTGGTGGGAAAATTGAGCTCGCAGTTATATGTGGATGATTGGTTGGGGGGAGCGAGCAGCATCCCCCAAGCAATCGAAGCGATAACGCAAGCACAGAAGATATTTAATTCGGCCAAGATGGAACTTAGAAAGTGGACGACAAATAGCGTGGCACTCAGAGAACAGTTGCACGCGTTACAGTTccaaaaggaagaaataacGATGGGAGATAATACAGAAAAAGCAGTTAAGGCGCTGGGAGTAACGTGGGATCCGGAGACGGACTCGTTTCGGTTCAAGCCCGAGAAGATAATAGAAGAGGCCGAAGAGATGAGCAAAAGGCCGACGAAAAGGAAGTTGTTCAGCCTTGCGCTGAAGGTCTTCGACCCGCTGGGATTGATATCACCGGTAACGGTGGTAGCAAAGATTATCACGCAGAAGGTCTGGATAGATAAGACAGGCTGGGATGAGCCAGTATCGGCAAGCATAATGCCGCACTGGGAgacattcattaaaagtttGTCGGACCTCAAGAACACAAAGCTAGGACGGTGGACTGGAGAGATCCATTCACCGAGACTACATTTGTTTTGCGACGCGAGTGACGACGCATACAGTGTAGCCGCATATTTGGAGAACGGAAAAGAGACAAAGCTGTTATGCAGCAAAACCCGGATAGCACCGGATCCCAAAAAATCAGTATCGACCCCCAGGTTAGAGCTACTCAGCAATTTGCTGGCAGTAAGGCTGGGAGATTACATCGAAAAGTCCCTTGGACGATCGTTTGAGAAGACGTTGTGGACGGACTCGGCGATAGCCTACTGGTGGATGAAAGGCGAGTCGGGCCGGTGGAAACAGTTCGTTCACAACCGAGTGACAGAAATCAGGGAGAAGATCAATATAGAGTCGATAAGGCACTGCCCGGGAGTTCAGAATATAGCCTCGAGAGGGGCTTCAGTGAGCCAGCTGAACCATAAGAAAGATTGGTGGTCAGGTCCAGAGTggctgaacaaaaaagagaggtgGCCGAAGAATCCAGCCCAAGTGGAACAGGATTGTACGGAAGAAAtcagaaaagaggaaaaaatcaaagagatAACGCAATGTAATATTTCgatgtcaaaagaaaaagagtggtACGAGAACTATAGTTCGCTGCGTACGATAATCAGGATCTGGGCGACAGTGAAAAGAGCGGTGAAGAGGTTCAAGGGACAGCCAAACCCCGAGACACCGCTGGCAGAAGTATTGGTTGGAACCGACAAGAAACGGTTCAACATTCTCGCAGTAGAAGAAGTAGAGCAAGCAGAGTTAGATTTATGGCGAGCGATGCAAATTGACGCATACAAAGATGAAAGGGAAgccataaaagagaaaaagccctgGAAAAATGATAAACTGAGAAAATTGGGATTAGCCTGGGACGAGAGAAACGGGCTAATCAGGTGTTACGGCCGCCAAGAAAACTGGTTGCGGCTTAACGGTAGAGAAGCGGTAATCCTATTGCCAGAGAACCACTATCTGACAGGCAAACTCATAGAGCAGACGCACGAACGGTTACTGCACACTGGAGTAAGCACGACGATGGTGGAGGTACGGCGAACGTTTTGGATCCCAAAACTGAGACAGACGATAAAGAAAGAGTTAAGGAGGTGCATGAGGTGTCAGAAATTAGATTCGAGACCATTCAACGAGGTGCCGGCACCCCTACCAGTAGATAGACTGCAGATGGCAAGCCCGTTCAACGTGACGGGGATTGACTTTGCGGGACCCTTCCCGATAAGGCTCTTAGCAAGAACCGGGCAAGCGAAAGCTTACATTTGTCTCTTTACGTGTGCGGTAACAAGAGCCGTGCACTTAGAAATGACTACAGACCAAGAAGCGACGACCTGCATCTTTGCCCTGAGAAGGTTTTTTGCAAGGAGAGGGGTGCCGAAAGCCATGTATTCAGAGAACGCTAGAACGTTTACGCAAGCCCCCAAGTATTTGAGAGCGGCCTACAAGAGTGAGAAGGTGTATAACACTCTGGTAGACCTGAATGTCAAGTGGCGATTCTCCCCAAGCCTCACCCCTTGGTGGGGCGGGTTCTGGGAAAGAATGGTCCAGACAGTAAAAAGATTACTATATAAAACGTATGGAAACGAATGTCTGGAATATGATTTGTTCCAGACAGTACTGGCAGAGATTGAGGATACGATAAACACAAGGCCGTTGACGTACGTCTCGGACGACGACAATGAGCCTCTGACGCCGAAGCAACTTATCACGGGTTACAGACAGAATCAGAAGCACCCGGTGGACGATGAAGAAAGGGAGTATTCGGACAGAATACCCTTAaccaagagagagagaataaggAGAAACCTACTAGCAGGATGGTGGGAAGACTTCTATAAGGAATATGTGGCAGACCTGGAGAAGTTCCATTGCCCGACACCGGGCAGAACGAAGCAGGTTGAAGTCGGCCAGGTGGTACTTATACACGATGAGAAGTCCAAGAGAACAAAGTGGAAAGTAGGCAGAGTAGCCAAATTGTACCCCGGTTCGGATAACAAATTTAGAAGAGTCGCAGTATTGGTTGCCGATAAGGTGAAAGGCAAAGGATCGAAGCCAATATACAGGGACATTAAATGTCTATACCCACTAGAGCTAGAAGCAGGGACGATAGACGATGATCATAGAAATGTCCTACCGTTCCAAGACGGAGACATAACGGACAGCTCAGACTCTGAGTTGGACGAGGGTCCAACGGGGGGAGTGTCGGAAATTCCGACGTCTGAAGCAGTCCGAAGGGACGGCATAGGGATAAACGGAAGGGCAACAGAAGCCTGGGCACTCGGCACCGAAGAGTCGGTAGCCGGGGTAAGTCCAACGCTAGGCGGGaactaa